A window of Theileria equi strain WA chromosome 4 map unlocalized gcontig_1105471998858, whole genome shotgun sequence contains these coding sequences:
- a CDS encoding double-stranded DNA-binding domain containing protein (encoded by transcript BEWA_016630A), whose translation MGDAQYTSNIQNQEKREQEEQQRQNLLEARRVTLRAILTIEAQERLNRISSVKPEKAAMIENYLLQRFSYSNIKVDDAQLKHIIEGITKSQTKNTSIRIQRKRWDDEDDDDDDF comes from the exons ATGGGAGACGCTCAATATACCAGTAACATACAGAACCAAGAG AAAAGAGAGCAAGAAGAACAACAGAGACA GAACCTGCTGGAAGCTCGAAGGGTTACACTCAGGGCTATACTGACAATAGAGGCCCAGGAACGAT TGAATAGAATTTCTAGTGTAAAGCCAGAAAAGGCAGCGATGATAGAGAATTACCTTCTGCAG AGGTTTTCTTACTCGAATATAAAGGTTGACGACGCTCAACTCAAGCATATAATTGAG GGAATCACTAAATCGCAAACAAAAAACACAAGCATACGC ATTCAGAGGAAGAGATGGGATGACGAGGATGATGATGACGACGATTTTTGA
- a CDS encoding conserved hypothetical protein (encoded by transcript BEWA_016610A): MKALILCLFLLLYEASVASITESKDSPAKTTGVTLDINNPDLSTFEMFNLKPHNIETPSYTAKSDCFIDKVVEGDATICECSPKGAFVKVTHCFIKDLLDLIHVYTIDLNGAKNACYFLKKDGKWSSLKEEEFYDHFNALSIINHDFEDKVFSLSGTKSDWNFYINESPKSPFAVYGTRSTCRVKKIKTTNRGGTTIWKKKKDEWCTKLTLYPRAGDHKLLWIVTKDPYENENILYYSKMSGSWKSVDKNGYLEDLAKAGFDRSTFNDRVTLDISNVDDKLFFIDKYQVDIIVENRHHVLPGFRMNKVVQGKDIIWESSDDRFSIHFSFHGIGDDTSLGALFTTNTKKENKIIYYGKLDGKWVTITKDEYEDILAGRNNPIYTHKSTGKIIMSSFKNKQGLRIATYASKVENAKADVILVHGIRGSFTVDFSTFDLSLNYEQYGFEIFPYCSIFDEPVTVKRVSNAERYRSYFEYETLEGMNPLDILHRSQYRATFVEALNRLGYNVYCHDHQSHGFSESKTERRCHAEKFMDYIYDLLQFVSIMRRGKFGYPNEKWDEKVVFKSHTTDKKTFLFGFSLGGNITIRAIEKFYKEIKNPNANFVDAFIGFSTMLNVDPYLDRWYKKIARPFEEGIAWMDPKSKSPYQYPYDIGLKFCRFVDYNSDPLYYSDRFTRNTAMSPFSACRKVMEGKRTKFYPKDLPSLFIHSKSDDLCDVKGPRKMVNKKLKESKVAKLVEWEGSGHHIVAIQNVPILAPLLDRWLNGHFSETVNMKRPLQVPSNVKEGEPAVPVQSNLRNVAPKEVVKGLEGTTLDLSSPDSSLFSLAGDRIHGVNHKAFVPKDGSSVVTIVDDGDTLWTATDTQGCTGAYLFSREGYSSLLSVYTRGAGDETFCFEKVYGAWKNVSKLEFERKLHSMKDLSAPAGEEHREEDT; this comes from the coding sequence ATGAAGGCTTTGATACTTTGCCTTTTCCTCCTATTGTATGAGGCATCTGTAGCCTCGATTACAGAGTCAAAGGATTCTCCGGCGAAGACTACCGGAGTTACTCTGGACATAAATAACCCGGACCTTTCCACTTTTGAAATGTTTAATCTAAAGCCACATAATATAGAGACACCATCATATACAGCAAAGTCTGATTGTTTTATAGACAAGGTGGTGGAAGGAGATGCTACCATCTGTGAATGTTCTCCCAAGGGAGCATTTGTCAAAGTCACGCATTGTTTTATAAAAGATCTACTTGATCTTATCCATGTATATActatagatttaaatgGTGCAAAGAATGCCTGCTATTttctcaagaaggatggtAAGTGGTCTTCTCtcaaagaagaggaattcTATGACCACTTTAATGCACTCTCAATCATTAATCATGATTTTGAGGACAAGGTATTTAGCCTTAGTGGAACCAAGAGTGACTGGAActtttatataaatgaatCGCCAAAGTCCCCCTTTGCAGTTTATGGGACCAGAAGCACATGTAGAGTCAAGAAAATTAAGACCACAAACCGTGGTGGTACCAcaatatggaagaaaaagaaggaTGAGTGGTGTACCAAACTCACTCTTTATCCCAGAGCTGGAGATCATAAACTCCTTTGGATAGTCACCAAGGATCCTTATGAGAATGAGAACATcctctactactccaaGATGAGTGGGTCATGGAAGTCTGTTGACAAGAATGGGTATCTGGAAGACTTAGCCAAGGCTGGCTTTGACAGGTCAACCTTCAATGATAGAGTTACTCTAGACATATCCAATGTTGACGacaaactcttcttcattgacAAATACCAAGTTGACATTATAGTAGAAAACAGACACCACGTCCTTCCGGGATTtagaatgaacaaggtaGTGCAGGGTAAGGATATTATCTGGGAGTCTTCGGATGATAGATTCTCTATCCACTTTAGTTTTCATGGTATAGGTGATGACACCTCACTTGGTGCTCTATTTACCACGAATACCAAGAAGGAGAATAAAATTATCTATTACGGAAAACTTGATGGAAAGTGGGTGACTATCACCAAGGATGAATACGAGGACATTTTGGCCGGTAGGAATAATCCAATTTACACTCATAAATCTACTGGTAAAATTATAATGAGcagttttaagaataagCAAGGTCTACGGATTGCAACATATGCCTCCAAGGTTGAGAATGCTAAAGCTGACGTTATTCTTGTCCATGGAATTCGTGGTTCATTTACAGTTGACTTTTCTACATTTGACCTAAGCTTGAACTATGAACAATATGGTTTTGAGATATTCCCCTATTGCagtatttttgatgaacCAGTGACTGTCAAGAGAGTGTCAAATGCGGAACGCTACAGATCCTACTTTGAGTACGAGACCCTGGAAGGAATGAACCCGCTAGACATTCTTCACAGGTCTCAATACAGGGCTACCTTTGTAGAGGCTCTTAATAGGCTTGGGTATAATGTCTACTGCCATGACCACCAATCACATGGCTTTTCCGAATCCAAGACTGAAAGAAGATGCCATGCTGAGAAATTCATGGAttatatttatgatttaCTTCAGTTTGTAAGTATAATGAGGAGGggtaaatttggatatCCTAATGAAAAGTGGGATGAGAAGGTAGTCTTCAAGAGTCACACCACTGATAAAAAGACATTCTTGTTCGGATTTTCACTGGGAGGAAACATTACAATAAGAGCTATAGAaaaattttacaaggaGATAAAGAATCCTAATGCAAATTTTGTGGATGCTTTCATTGGTTTTTCTACTATGCTTAATGTTGATCCATATTTGGATAGATGGTACAAGAAGATAGCAAGGCCATTTGAAGAGGGTATCGCCTGGATGGATCCAAAATCAAAGAGCCCATACCAATATCCATATGACATTGgtttaaaattttgcaGATTTGTAGACTATAATTCTGACCCACTTTATTATAGTGATAGATTCACTAGAAATACAGCAATGTCCCCTTTTAGTGCATGCAGAAAGGTTATGGAGGGGAAAAGAACCAAGTTTTATCCCAAAGAtttaccatccttgttTATACATAGTAAGAGTGATGATCTATGTGATGTAAAGGgtccaaggaagatggtTAATaagaaactcaaggaaAGCAAAGTTGCGAAACTCGTAGAGTGGGAAGGATCTGGACATCATATAGTTGCTATTCAGAATGTTCCTATTTTGGCACCATTGTTGGACCGGTGGCTAAATGGACACTTTTCAGAAACGGTGAATATGAAGAGACCATTACAGGTTCCCTCTAATGTTAAAGAGGGAGAACCCGCAGTACCCGTTCAGTCTAACCTCCGTAATGTTGCACCTAAAGAAGTCGTTAAAGGACTAGAAGGAACTACTCTTGACCTCTCTTCTCCGGactcttctttattctctctaGCTGGTGATCGGATTCATGGAGTGAATCACAAGGCATTTGTTCCCAAGGATGGATCTTCTGTAGTGACTATAGTGGACGACGGAGATACCCTTTGGACCGCTACAGACACTCAAGGATGTACAGGTGCCTACCTATTCTCCAGGGAGGGATACTCTTCTCTTCTTAGTGTCTATACCAGAGGTGCCGGAGATGAgaccttttgttttgaGAAAGTTTATGGAgcatggaagaatgtgagCAAGTTGGAATTTGAACGTAAGCTACACTCAATGAAGGACCTTTCTGCACCTGCTGGTGAAGAGCATAGGGAGGAAGATACATGA
- a CDS encoding haloacid dehalogenase-like hydrolase family member protein (encoded by transcript BEWA_016590A) — MKLVSVLYIIFALRFASTGNGEDGRLRRNSSTHSSSSESTLLRDVSQFVKPESPPKYFGIDIDGTLYTNNKEGFEKNIEAFAEVRKKGYIPFFCTGRPLTSAMNVVGEEFKTKTGYNGYPGVYNDGSIVYDKDGNLIYSKSLPKEFLSTFLKCIEGGALPNICTFHTKDAVYSLIKAEGKWVMYLESQGLTVPEVKTPQEIREFEIVNIYIFCESLKIGDLKEDVDYTAVTSAPGLFDINPVGVTKLSSMKILLSHLNDSLDFCGFIGDGDNDMECLEECNISFAVGNSPDEVKKHAKWVLEETCDEGAVAEALKLTYDL, encoded by the coding sequence ATGAAGCTTGTATCGGTCTTGTATATTATCTTTGCCCTCAGATTTGCCTCAACTGGGAATGGCGAGGATGGAAGACTGAGAAGGAATAGTTCTACACATTCCTCCTCGTCAGAGTCCACCCTACTCAGAGATGTTTCCCAGTTTGTAAAGCCAGAGAGTCCaccaaagtactttggAATTGACATTGACGGGACATTATACACTAATAATAAGGAAGGTTTTGAGAAGAACATCGAGGCTTTCGCAGAGGTGAGGAAGAAGGGTTATATACCATTCTTTTGCACTGGAAGACCTCTTACATCAGCAATGAACGTTGTAGGAGAAGAGTTCAAGACAAAGACAGGTTATAATGGTTACCCTGGTGTATACAATGACGGCTCAATAGTTTACGATAAAGACGGAAATCTCATCTACTCGAAATCGCTTCCAAAAGAGTTTTTATCGACGTTTTTAAAGTGCATAGAGGGTGGTGCTCTACCTAACATTTGCACGTTTCACACAAAGGATGCAGTTTATTCACTGATTAAAGCAGAGGGGAAATGGGTAATGTATCTGGAATCACAGGGATTAACAGTTCCAGAGGTTAAAACACCCCAAGAAATTCGAGAGTTTGAGATTGTAAATATATACATCTTTTGTGAAAGCCTGAAAATCGGTGACTTGAAGGAGGATGTAGACTATACTGCGGTAACAAGTGCCCCTGGTCTCTTTGATATAAACCCTGTTGGAGTCACAAAACTCTCCAGCATGAAGATATTGCTCTCCCATCTCAATGATTCTCTAGATTTCTGCGGATTTATCGGcgatggagataatgataTGGAGTGCCTTGAAGAATGCAATATCTCATTTGCAGTTGGCAACTCACCAGATGAAGTTAAGAAGCACGCAAAATGGGTGTTAGAGGAGACCTGTGACGAGGGAGCAGTTGCAGAGGCCCTCAAACTCACATACGATTTATAG
- a CDS encoding hypothetical protein (encoded by transcript BEWA_016620A), whose amino-acid sequence MLPYLKRVSSLPSLHRLVEGISSYSPLEVKILAAKAVSFYCEINDTHKGNVYKLYRKGGLKSSKYLLELNKISRILQERVNSTDPSEWTPDEVLPFMSLLSRANGPINHDIIALFHSKFTNLAGFGISDLANMLVYCRRLRLGPNIPHVLSYISDNMDYLLERASLRDICLLLNTLRMYNCGNKTKYKLDHGTLNRILEHLNSSRIFRESVVGRYNIFKGFDEDVVDTDVYSNLTFKDLTNIFNAIVRHVSSDYELSIKNLIKESTDKATVPSEERCAGFEDPIFDVSNAPNNALYTFSNNSYRLISQFISQKMDDFQGIIDVIDSMAVLGTVLEISEYTHNRMIAIVSALYDRIDEYLSCENPEPKYFYGTHMRVIMRNLAVFRLHRVNTVACISKYIGRSMFWSVGGVLDCLNAVSFFGASITDENRCEHLVQILNSSTAHTEVHRNLSTLLVNSLELYYSCHINLLERLLRRCLGYRDDLYTCLSILHLYNHKIFSRLSVGTLDALNRSISQYNVKGHKTFRSNVDESLEFVDKRMNEITFGFSDTTACSLF is encoded by the exons ATGTTACCATACCTCAAAAGGGTCTCTTCCCTTCCAAGTTTACATAGGTTGGTTGAGGGAATAAGCTCATATAGTCCTTTGGAAGTGAAGATTTTGGCAGCAAAGGCCGTATCCTTCTACTGTGAGATAAACGACACGCACAAAGGCAATGTGTACAAACTTTACCGGAAGGGAGGGttaaaatcttcaaaatatttgctAGAGTTGAATAAAATTTCTCGAATTTTACAGGAAAGGGTAAATAGCACGGATCCCTCCGAATGGACTCCAGACGAGGTTTTACCGTTTATGTCCTTGCTTTCAAGAGCTAATGGACCGATAAATCACGACATTATCGCATTATTTCACTCTAAATTTACTAATTTGGCTGGTTTTGGTATCTCCGACTTGGCGAACATGTTGGTTTATTGCAGAAGACTTCGCCTAGGTCCGAATATCCCTCATGTTCTCTCGTATATCAGTGATAATATGGACTATCTCTTGGAACGAGCGTCTCTGAGGGACATTTGTCTCCTATTGAATACCCTGCGGATGTACAACTGTGGAAATAAAACGAAATATAAACTGGATCATGGAACTTTGAATCGCATTTTAGAGCATCTAAACTCTTCAAGGATCTTTAGAGAGTCGGTAGTTGGACGTTACAATATATTTAAAGGTTTTGACGAGGATGTCGTGGATACTGATGTTTATAGCAATTTGACATTTAAGGATTTGACAAACATATTCAACGCCATAGTTAGACATGTTTCGTCTGATTACGAGCTGAGTATTAAAAATCTGATAAAAGAAAGCACAGATAAGGCTACTGTACCATCCGAAGAGAGGTGTGCAGGGTTTGAGGATCCCATTTTTGATGTCTCCAATGCACCGAATAATGCTCTCTACACTTTTTCCAACAACTCATATAGATTGATATCGCAGTTTATATCTCAGAAAATGGACGATTTTCAGGGTATTATTGATGTCATTGATTCCATGGCAGTCTTGGGAACTGTTTTAGAAATTAGTGAATATACACACAATCGCATGATCGCAATAGTCTCTGCTTTATATGATCGAATAGATGAATATTTATCATGTGAGAATCCTGAGCCAAAGTACTTTTATGGAACACATATGCGTGTTATAATGAGGAATTTGGCAGTTTTCAGGCTACACAGAGTAAACACAGTGGCTTGCATTTCAAAATACATAGGAAGATCAATGTTCTGGAGCGTGggag GCGTATTGGACTGTTTGAATGCTGTTTCATTTTTTGGAGCGTCCATAACGGATGAAAACCGTTGTGAGCATCTAGTACAGATTTTGAATTCATCTACGGCACATACTGAAGTGCATAGGAATCTCTCTACTCTGCTGGTAAACTCTCTGGAACTATACTATTCCTGTCATATTAATCTACTGGAAAGGTTACTAAGGAGATGCCTAGGATACAGGGATGACTTGTATACTTGTCTTTCGATTCTACACCTGTATAatcacaaaatttttaGCCGGTTATCAGTAGGGACTTTGGACGCCCTAAATAGGAGCATTTCACAATACAATGTAAAGGGGCACAAAACTTTTCGTTCTAATGTTGATGAATCCCTAGAATTTGTGGAcaaaagaatgaatgagatCACGTTTGGATTCTCGGATACGACAGCATGTAGTCTCTTTTaa
- a CDS encoding hypothetical protein (encoded by transcript BEWA_016580A) has product MGVIASLLFLWIFVLSEFGYEKTSALASRAHIPTLYAWNLDKRNELFDYIGPYLPDVTYSEPKAQVEINFAEDEESAKTELRELLIPNYLSLEEITASPSFNLSTPDGTYTDLVTRKYSGITHEQYTVKEGFTISSVSDKNVKLWKLYEGSGEKCTAINLYSRGSHKLFLAIWILNGRHLNIKRFENVNGKWNNIGLKEFNEKLNRVKQKDSDLSDLESDDGYSVISFDSMSQCSSLLSDELEGEGFSFISQAVLDISSPNKHVINIEKGVKNGVIRSKYSRKFFKEVISVSDSGDRFWDMENGDSFKYGYLYTKDGYPPLFLLYFKNLHHKTKYFSKSKGKWTQISYSDFYKYLEIMEFDLHPEDPELVNLTAINIFVRNDNLYRTFYHYYDGNNVKLIIPGEYSSVKRVFEGRTKVCELPSKELLEYTKIYLNKHDEPKLILVTSSVRNIFYHRYYVKNGKKWDHCKDYLKQLNSLKIIADKPAEMVLYADNIHNTYNCTIFETITFGINTRHFFPNLGYYATEVVHSGTPIFKMGKDEHFIYCSMYNARNRCLFTVYFKRKKDYKIKCFERINGQWETIALEMFKEIIRESVKASDSYYSLDQKIGVAKFCRYPRSYVALLQNTTPGETGHENPKSEFSTAQNLLFSPQHQQMELVGEKQPDANTLDLSRPYTNAKFIVCYFALCPSYLYFIDQNTTITRIVIGDKELCRSKSGEQFVQCLLILKDNIPRAALTISRSFLGDSGSYYVLEQNKWKHVTRKVGKKIDMLRVVDLNMARLDISSQEDLSEKCTVTSMELEGVPTILYIPKITFAIMAIFDGENELWKTDVSPCFLLKFVSGKSFKLLEASAYVDAEVFSFYCEFVEGTWAIIGSDQYNQKMKEIKAEFVKGTESV; this is encoded by the coding sequence ATGGGAGTCATTGCATCACTCTtgtttttgtggatttttGTACTTTCTGAATTTGGGTACGAGAAGACCTCAGCACTAGCATCAAGAGCTCATATTCCGACTCTATATGCCTGGAATTTGGACAAGAGAAATGAACTGTTTGATTATATTGGTCCATATCTTCCAGACGTAACGTACTCAGAGCCAAAGGCTCAGGTAGAAATCAACTTTGcggaagatgaagagtctgCCAAGACGGAATTACGGGAGTTATTAATCCCCAACTACTTATCCCTAGAGGAAATAACAGCTTCTCCTTCATTTAATCTGTCAACACCAGATGGAACTTACACAGATTTGGTCACTCGCAAATACTCTGGAATCACACACGAACAGTACACTGTAAAAGAGGGATTTACTATAAGTTCAGTTTCAGACAAGAATGTAAAActttggaaactttatGAAGGAAGTGGTGAAAAATGCACAGCCATTAATCTCTACTCTAGGGGCAGTCATAAATTATTCTTGGCCATTTGGATCCTCAATGGAAGGCATCTAAATATCAAACGCTTTGAAAATGTGAATGGGAAATGGAATAACATAGGTTTGAAGGAATTCAATGAAAAGCTAAACAGGGTAAAACAAAAGGACTCGGATCTCTCAGATTTGGAATCAGATGATGGCTATTCCGTCATATCATTTGACTCAATGTCCCAGTGTTCATCGCTATTGTCTGATGAATTAGAGGGTGAAGGTTTTTCGTTTATAAGCCAAGCTGttcttgacatttccaGTCCAAACAAACACGTTATTAACATAGAAAAAGGTGTAAAAAACGGTGTAATACGTTCCAAGTATAGTAGaaaatttttcaaagaGGTTATTTCTGTTTCAGATAGTGGAGACCGCTTTTGGGATATGGAAAACGGTGACTCTTTTAAATATGGATATCTGTATACAAAGGACGGATACCCTCCACTGTTCCTCTTGTatttcaaaaatttgcatcATAAAACAAagtatttttcaaaatcaaAAGGTAAATGGACTCAAATTTCATATAGTgatttttataaatatctGGAGATAATGGAATTTGATTTGCATCCAGAAGATCCAGAGCTTGTTAATCTGACTGCGATCAATATTTTCGTTCGAAATGACAACCTATATCGTACATTCTATCACTATTATGATGGGAATAACGTCAAGTTGATTATTCCTGGAGAATACTCTAGTGTTAAAAGAGTATTCGAAGGAAGGACAAAGGTATGTGAACTTCCATCTAAAGAActtttggagtatacaAAGATTTATCTAAACAAACACGACGAACCTAAATTGATACTCGTTACGAGCAGTGTTAGAAATATTTTCTATCATAGATATTATGTCAAAAATGGGAAAAAGTGGGACCACTGTAAAGACTATCTTAAACAGTTGAACTCTTTAAAGATTATCGCAGACAAGCCCGCAGAAATGGTTTTATATGCAGATAATATTCACAATACTTATAACTGTACAATTTTTGAAACTAtaacttttggaattaacaCCAGACACTTCTTCCCAAATCTTGGATATTATGCCACGGAGGTTGTCCACTCTGGAACTCCCATCTTTAAGATGGGTAAAGATGAGCATTTTATTTACTGTAGCATGTACAATGCTAGAAATAGATGCTTATTTACCGTATACTTtaagaggaagaaggaCTACAAAATCAAATGTTTTGAGAGGATTAATGGGCAATGGGAAACTATTGCCTTGGAAATGTTTAAGGAGATAATAAGAGAGTCTGTTAAAGCCAGTGATTCGTATTATAGTTTGGATCAGAAAATTGGCGTTGCCAAATTTTGTAGATACCCACGATCTTATGTTGCACTTTTACAGAATACAACTCCAGGGGAAACTGGGCACGAAAACCCAAAATCAGAATTTTCAACCGCACAAAATCTCCTTTTTTCTCCACAACATCAACAAATGGAGCTAGTTGGAGAAAAACAGCCGGATGCAAATACTCTTGATCTTTCAAGGCCTTACACTAATGCCAAATTCATTGTTTGCTATTTTGCACTCTGCCCTTCTTATCTTTACTTTATAGACCAAAATACAACTATAACAAGGATTGTGATTGGTGATAAAGAGTTGTGTAGATCTAAAAGTGGTGAACAGTTTGTCCAATGTTTATTAATCCTGAAGGATAATATACCACGGGCAGCCTTAACCATATCCAGATCATTTCTTGGAGATAGCGGTTCTTACTATGTGCTGGAGCAAAACAAGTGGAAACATGTGACGAGAAAAGTTGGGAAGAAGATTGATATGCTCAGAGTTGTAGATCTAAATATGGCACGCTTGGATATTTCTTCTCAGGAGGATCTCTCCGAAAAGTGTACTGTTACAAGCATGGAACTTGAGGGTGTGCCTACCATACTCTACATTCCTAAAATCACCTTTGCTATTATGGCAATTTTTGATGGTGAGAACGAGCTTTGGAAAACAGATGTCTCCCCGTGTTTCCTCTTGAAATTTGTTTCCGGAAAAAGTTTTAAGTTACTAGAGGCTAGCGCATATGTAGATGCCGAGGTATTTTCATTTTATTGTGAGTTTGTAGAAGGTACATGGGCAATCATTGGATCGGACCAGTATAACCAAAAAATGAAAGAGATAAAGGCAGAATTTGTAAAGGGTACAGAGTCGGTATAG
- a CDS encoding hypothetical protein (encoded by transcript BEWA_016600A), whose translation MRFIGAFYALYICALCRCVDPLGSLEDNIALDLLNEDPVRIKVDRGVVDDIPYDSFFLENGKMFGELTEGQVTIWKAGQDERCTAINLYHKDNVELISMHVNGDSGSRLVCFEKVDGEWKELPESDFERTLDGLKGKSQDEEGELKISSKSPLTVDISDPDESTTTVTESASERAEHKSYTAKDGLEITSVTDGQNVIWEAGDGERCAYVRISVTDGKKVLSMYLVRSAKTAIKCFEKKDEEWVCVTDKEFNWKPDDVENEPSEPFVPGIVTEVPSLPETKDTKTILDVSKPDKEHVKIIPSYAEGIMYITYSPNKGRRITSVSDNNLEIWRAGSDETIKFVKSSIRDELELLSIYLRNGKIMEHKCFENVNGQWNEIDDDRFDEIHESMKTKHPTIVDDVDKTEELEDDEEESTKLQREHEFYDPDRYDSLEEILSEEHVTDTGNLRAEAADVFSGDSSDEDEDSPAQPAKDESNSVPPEILRIGQAIFEISGKKPKDLTKPIELNFDNVDSNIGVHEGTLNNFQHKLYIPKNGHFISKIIDEGRVIDVGDGKCVLTYVYHRPEPVLSLLVFESNGHEAHKFMVKDCEWKEPDADMKKTLETEGEGFVQALVDAVQSAVGKDALQ comes from the coding sequence atgagattTATAGGAGCCTTTTATGCTCTTTATATCTGCGCACTCTGCCGGTGTGTAGATCCTCTGGGGTCTTTGGAGGATAACATCGCGTTAGATTTGCTAAATGAAGATCCGGTTAGGATAAAAGTTGACAGGGGAGTAGTGGACGACATTCCATACGACTCCTTCTTCctggagaatggaaaaatgtTCGGTGAGCTAACGGAAGGCCAAGTGACAATCTGGAAGGCTGGCCAAGATGAAAGATGCACAGCCATCAACTTGTACCACAAAGATAATGTAGAACTTATTAGCATGCACGTAAATGGTGACTCTGGGTCTCGTCTCGTCtgctttgagaaagttgatGGAGAGTGGAAAGAACTACCAGAGAGTGACTTTGAACGTACTCTTGATGGATTAAAGGGTAAGAGTCAAGATGAGGAAGGGGAATTGAAGATAAGCTCCAAATCACCTCTTACCGTAGATATTTCTGATCCGGATGAATCCACAACAACTGTAACCGAGAGCGCATCTGAAAGAGCTGAACATAAGTCTTACACCGCGAAGGATGGTCTAGAAATAACCTCCGTGACAGATGGACAAAATGTCATCTGGGAAGCTGGTGATGGTGAAAGGTGTGCATATGTAAGAATCTCCGTtactgatggtaaaaaagTACTCTCCATGTACCTTGTTCGCTCTGCCAAGACGGCTATCAAGTGTtttgagaagaaagatgaagaatggGTCTGTGTTACGGATAAGGAGTTTAATTGGAAACCAGATGATGTAGAAAATGAACCATCGGAACCTTTTGTACCTGGTATCGTTACGGAAGTTCCAAGCCTTCCAGAGACAAAGGATACAAAAACTATTCTAGATGTGTCAAAACCTGACAAGGAACATGTAAAAATCATCCCAAGTTATGCAGAAGGAATAATGTACATAACATATAGCCCAAATAAGGGAAGGAGAATAACTTCTGTATCAGACAACAATCTTGAGATATGGAGAGCTGGTTCGGATGAGACTATTAAGTTTGTAAAATCAAGCATAAGGGATGAATTAGAACTACTTTCAATATATCTTCGTAATGGAAAGATCATGGAACATAAATGctttgaaaatgtaaacGGACAATGGAATGAAATTGACGATGATAGATTCGACGAAATACACGAATCAATGAAGACTAAACATCCTACAATTGTAGATGATGTGGATAAAACGGAAGAATtagaggatgatgaagaggaaTCCACAAAACTTCAAAGAGAACACGAGTTCTATGACCCTGATAGATATGACTCTCTAGAGGAAATACTATCTGAAGAGCATGTAACTGACACTGGAAACCTAAGGGCTGAGGCTGCAGATGTTTTTTCCGGTGACTCTAgtgatgaggatgaagacTCTCCAGCCCAACCCGCAAAAGACGAATCAAATTCGGTGCCTCCCGAAATTCTGAGGATTGGACAAGCAATATTCGAAATTTCAGGAAAGAAACCAAAAGATCTCACAAAACCCATAGAGTTGAATTTTGACAACGTTGACAGTAACATTGGAGTTCACGAGGGTACCCTGAACAACTTTCAGCATAAACTCTAcattccaaagaatggacaCTTTATAAGTAAGATAATAGACGAAGGACGTGTTATAGATGTTGGAGATGGAAAGTGTGTACTCACCTACGTCTACCATAGACCAGAACCCGTTCTTTCACTCCTTGTCTTTGAGAGTAATGGACATGAAGCGCATAAATTCATGGTCAAGGATtgtgaatggaaggaacCGGATGCTGATATGAAAAAAACACTAGAAACTGAGGGCGAAGGTTTTGTCCAAGCACTTGTAGATGCAGTCCAAAGCGCCGTTGGAAAGGACGCCTTGCAATAA